Proteins encoded within one genomic window of Bacillus sp. F19:
- a CDS encoding YqgQ family protein, which yields MKTIYDIQQLLKKYGTIIYIGDRSADLELMEMEVRQLFESNLIEVQDYQMAVLLLRQEGQRVRKKN from the coding sequence GTGAAAACAATCTATGATATTCAGCAGCTTTTAAAAAAGTATGGAACAATCATATACATTGGAGACCGTTCAGCTGATTTAGAACTGATGGAAATGGAAGTCAGACAGTTGTTTGAATCAAATCTTATCGAAGTTCAGGATTATCAGATGGCTGTGCTGCTTTTAAGACAAGAGGGCCAGCGCGTGAGGAAGAAAAATTAA
- a CDS encoding M14 family metallocarboxypeptidase has protein sequence MKVRAGKNTNLKELSSILNVHEQLLYDSNPHLKSTFIKSGETFNIPYTEKLNCHISSTSNKAPVRNIIDFYESNDCLPKSSEFIQKKRAYDYNVLLEDLEKVTESFPFIEKRSIGQSVLGLPIFELLIGTGTKKVHMNGSFHANEWITTSVLMCWLHEYLEAVVDGGTFEGHAAMDLYQNTTLSFVPMVNPDGVQLVINGLPPDHSHYQSVMFINNNSLDFEQWKANINGVDLNNQYPAFWEIEKERKIPKFPASRDYPGDAPLTEPESIAMAKLADARGFDLIVAVHTQGEEIYWGYMNCEPEESLSIVTEYSRLSGYKAIKNLDSHGGFRDWFIYEKKKCGFTIELGIGVNPLPLNQFDEIYEKSRGIFWASLYSLK, from the coding sequence ATGAAAGTCAGAGCAGGAAAAAACACAAATCTAAAGGAGCTCTCAAGTATATTGAACGTTCATGAGCAGCTGCTTTATGATTCAAATCCTCATTTGAAATCAACGTTCATAAAGTCTGGTGAGACATTCAATATCCCTTATACTGAAAAATTGAATTGTCACATATCGTCCACTTCCAATAAGGCCCCAGTTAGGAATATAATAGACTTTTATGAGAGTAATGACTGTCTGCCAAAATCATCCGAGTTTATCCAAAAAAAACGGGCATATGATTACAATGTCCTTCTTGAAGATCTGGAAAAAGTAACGGAATCCTTTCCGTTTATAGAGAAGCGGTCGATCGGACAAAGTGTACTCGGTCTTCCTATTTTTGAACTTCTGATTGGAACCGGCACAAAAAAGGTTCATATGAATGGATCATTTCATGCTAATGAGTGGATTACAACATCCGTATTAATGTGCTGGCTTCATGAGTATTTGGAAGCAGTAGTAGATGGGGGTACATTTGAAGGGCATGCTGCGATGGATCTGTATCAAAATACGACTTTATCTTTTGTTCCAATGGTTAATCCTGATGGGGTCCAGCTGGTGATAAATGGACTGCCGCCTGACCATTCCCATTACCAGTCCGTTATGTTTATTAATAACAACAGTTTAGATTTTGAGCAATGGAAAGCCAATATTAATGGAGTAGATCTGAATAATCAGTATCCTGCATTCTGGGAAATAGAAAAGGAAAGAAAAATCCCTAAATTTCCTGCCTCGAGAGATTACCCTGGAGATGCTCCTCTAACTGAACCGGAATCTATTGCAATGGCAAAGCTTGCTGATGCTCGTGGATTTGACCTTATAGTGGCTGTACATACCCAGGGAGAGGAGATCTATTGGGGATACATGAACTGTGAACCGGAGGAATCATTGTCCATTGTGACTGAATACAGCCGCCTCAGCGGGTATAAAGCTATAAAGAATTTAGACAGTCATGGGGGTTTCCGGGATTGGTTTATTTATGAAAAGAAAAAATGCGGTTTCACCATAGAACTTGGCATTGGTGTCAATCCGCTGCCGCTAAATCAATTTGATGAGATATATGAGAAGAGCAGAGGGATTTTCTGGGCTTCATTATATTCTTTAAAATGA
- a CDS encoding MBL fold metallo-hydrolase, translating into MKWEQMPLGPLQTNCYLIANSMKECLVIDPGSEGGKLIHHIKKRGLKPIAILLTHAHFDHIGAVDDVRDQFKIPVYIHRQEKKWLANPAMNGSIAFMSQSISARDADHLIDQEDMLSVGSFSCQIYETPGHSPGSISYYFKESGFVVSGDALFAGSIGRTDLPQGDHGQLIKSIHQKLLTLPEETIVLPGHGQETTIETEMESNPYLNGF; encoded by the coding sequence ATGAAATGGGAGCAGATGCCTTTAGGACCTCTCCAAACAAATTGTTATCTAATTGCGAATTCTATGAAAGAATGTCTTGTCATTGATCCTGGCAGTGAAGGCGGAAAGTTAATTCATCATATTAAAAAAAGAGGTTTAAAACCAATCGCTATTCTGCTGACACATGCACACTTTGATCATATCGGCGCAGTCGATGATGTACGCGATCAATTTAAAATACCTGTATACATTCACCGTCAAGAAAAGAAATGGCTTGCAAATCCGGCGATGAACGGTTCGATAGCTTTTATGTCACAGTCCATTTCTGCGCGTGATGCAGATCACTTAATTGACCAGGAAGATATGCTCTCAGTTGGCTCTTTTTCGTGTCAGATATACGAAACACCTGGACATTCACCAGGCAGCATTTCTTATTATTTTAAGGAAAGCGGCTTTGTTGTCTCAGGGGATGCTTTATTCGCAGGCAGCATCGGCAGAACAGATTTGCCGCAGGGTGACCATGGGCAGTTAATAAAAAGCATTCATCAAAAGCTGCTTACTTTGCCGGAGGAGACAATTGTTCTGCCTGGACATGGACAAGAGACGACAATAGAAACTGAAATGGAAAGCAATCCATATTTAAATGGTTTCTAA
- the rpmG gene encoding 50S ribosomal protein L33, with protein MRVNLTLACTECGERNYISKKNKRNNPDRMELKKYCSREKKVTLHRETK; from the coding sequence ATGCGCGTTAATCTTACATTAGCTTGCACAGAGTGCGGCGAACGTAATTACATTTCTAAAAAGAATAAACGTAATAACCCGGATCGTATGGAGCTTAAAAAATATTGCTCTAGAGAGAAAAAGGTTACATTACACCGCGAAACAAAGTAA
- a CDS encoding DUF2626 domain-containing protein, with protein MDRMFRVLGFWTGIFAVMFYLGDMKTTSLLFFGQTGFFVLLSYLKLSERMYIYIFGAYLTVFFVGFTYWTTFMMVPGQGGH; from the coding sequence ATGGATCGCATGTTCCGAGTATTAGGCTTTTGGACTGGCATCTTTGCTGTCATGTTTTATTTGGGAGATATGAAAACGACTTCATTATTATTCTTCGGACAGACTGGATTTTTCGTGCTTTTATCTTATTTAAAATTATCTGAACGCATGTATATTTACATTTTTGGAGCATATTTAACTGTTTTCTTCGTTGGCTTTACATATTGGACGACGTTTATGATGGTGCCTGGACAGGGCGGGCATTAA
- a CDS encoding DUF92 domain-containing protein translates to MSDHFLAISFILLISFAGLKMKSLTISGTVAACFIGISIFAGFGYPGLILLGIFFGSSSFWSKFKRDQKKSIDDLLVKGDQRDAIQVLANGGVSAFISIVNAFMPFDGSFMVYSASIAAANADTWASEIGTLSKKMPRMIFTLKQVRKGTSGAVSSLGTASAFSGAWLIGISAYLVFSIQAVDLLLIIMLGFMGNLIDTVLGASIQVQYQCPACGKKTERYLHCQKQGNKIKGFLNNDAVNFSAILAAALLAFLIY, encoded by the coding sequence GTGAGTGATCATTTTCTTGCCATATCCTTTATTCTCCTGATTTCATTTGCAGGGCTGAAGATGAAGTCATTAACCATTAGCGGAACTGTTGCTGCATGCTTTATTGGTATTTCTATTTTTGCAGGCTTCGGCTATCCGGGATTGATTTTACTCGGGATTTTCTTTGGAAGCTCAAGTTTTTGGAGCAAGTTTAAGCGTGATCAAAAAAAGAGTATAGACGATTTACTTGTAAAAGGGGATCAGAGAGACGCCATTCAAGTGTTGGCAAATGGAGGTGTTTCTGCATTCATCAGCATTGTAAATGCTTTTATGCCATTTGACGGGAGTTTCATGGTTTACAGCGCTTCTATCGCTGCAGCAAACGCGGATACATGGGCATCTGAAATAGGAACGCTCAGCAAAAAAATGCCAAGAATGATTTTCACTTTGAAGCAGGTAAGGAAAGGAACATCAGGAGCAGTAAGTTCTCTTGGAACTGCATCAGCATTTTCCGGTGCATGGCTGATAGGAATTTCAGCTTATTTGGTTTTTTCGATTCAAGCTGTGGATTTACTGCTTATCATTATGCTTGGATTCATGGGCAATTTGATAGATACGGTGCTCGGTGCTTCGATTCAGGTGCAATATCAATGTCCTGCCTGCGGGAAAAAAACAGAACGATACTTGCATTGTCAGAAACAGGGCAATAAAATAAAAGGATTTTTAAACAATGATGCAGTTAATTTTTCAGCCATTCTTGCGGCTGCTTTGTTAGCGTTCCTTATATACTGA
- a CDS encoding 5-formyltetrahydrofolate cyclo-ligase, producing the protein MLKTKLRNDVKSKLESLDFDTYKKNCERINKRLFKQSFWKQSKTIAITISNGKEVDTSLIIQEALKQNKRVAIPKCYPGEKKMKFRTFQSTDQLETVYFGLKEPVVSKTDPVSPDEIDLLIVPGICYDRNGYRIGYGGGYYDRYLTLYSGLTVSLAFEIQLVSCIPAEAHDLPVHQILTENEVIITSE; encoded by the coding sequence ATGCTGAAAACAAAACTTAGAAATGACGTAAAAAGCAAGCTCGAATCTTTAGACTTTGATACATACAAAAAGAATTGCGAACGTATAAATAAAAGACTTTTTAAGCAATCCTTCTGGAAGCAGAGCAAGACAATAGCCATTACCATTTCAAATGGCAAAGAAGTGGACACAAGCCTGATCATTCAAGAGGCCTTAAAGCAAAATAAGAGAGTGGCAATTCCTAAATGCTACCCAGGGGAAAAGAAAATGAAATTTCGGACGTTTCAATCAACAGATCAGCTTGAAACTGTTTATTTCGGCTTAAAAGAGCCTGTTGTTTCAAAAACAGATCCAGTTTCCCCTGATGAAATCGATCTTCTCATAGTTCCTGGAATATGCTATGACAGAAATGGCTATAGAATTGGCTATGGCGGGGGTTATTATGACAGGTACTTGACACTATACAGCGGTTTAACTGTTTCACTAGCTTTTGAAATTCAATTAGTTTCATGTATTCCTGCAGAAGCACATGATCTGCCTGTCCATCAAATTTTGACGGAAAATGAGGTGATTATAACAAGTGAGTGA
- a CDS encoding ROK family glucokinase, protein MIDKWLVGIDLGGTTIKMAFISHYGEMIEKWEIPTDKSGKTITTDIAKAIDAKLAELGQTKSKLAGIGMGAPGPVNLETGLVYETVNLGWKNYPLKHHLEIETGLKAVIDNDANIAAIGEMWKGAGDGAKDVICVTLGTGVGGGIISNGIVVHGVNGAGGEIGHITSVVEGGAPCNCGKEGCLETIASATGIVRLAVEKLNESDSPSTLRKLYEENGSISSRDVFEASEQGDLVASEVVEYITKQLGLALANLSNGLNPEKIVIGGGVSKAGEHLRKNTEKYFKRFAFPRVAEGASISIASLGNDAGVIGGAWLVKTNLSTV, encoded by the coding sequence ATGATAGATAAATGGCTAGTAGGAATTGACTTAGGCGGAACAACAATTAAGATGGCGTTTATCAGCCATTATGGGGAAATGATCGAAAAATGGGAAATACCGACAGATAAAAGCGGGAAAACGATAACAACAGATATTGCAAAAGCAATCGATGCTAAACTTGCAGAGCTCGGACAAACGAAATCAAAACTTGCCGGAATTGGCATGGGAGCTCCCGGTCCTGTGAATTTAGAGACAGGCCTTGTTTATGAAACAGTAAACTTAGGCTGGAAGAACTACCCGCTAAAGCATCATCTTGAAATCGAAACAGGTTTAAAAGCTGTAATCGACAATGATGCAAATATTGCTGCTATCGGAGAAATGTGGAAAGGTGCCGGCGACGGAGCGAAAGATGTTATATGTGTCACTTTAGGTACAGGAGTAGGCGGAGGCATCATTTCAAATGGCATTGTCGTGCATGGTGTGAATGGAGCTGGCGGTGAGATCGGCCATATAACTTCTGTAGTAGAGGGAGGAGCCCCTTGTAATTGCGGCAAAGAAGGATGCCTTGAAACAATTGCTTCTGCAACCGGAATTGTAAGGCTTGCTGTAGAAAAGCTGAATGAGAGCGATTCACCTAGTACTCTAAGAAAATTATATGAGGAAAATGGAAGTATTTCGTCAAGAGATGTTTTTGAAGCATCTGAACAAGGCGATTTAGTTGCTTCAGAGGTTGTTGAGTATATTACAAAACAATTGGGTCTTGCTCTTGCCAATTTATCCAACGGTTTAAACCCGGAGAAGATTGTCATTGGCGGCGGTGTTTCAAAAGCGGGCGAACATTTAAGAAAAAATACAGAAAAATATTTTAAGCGTTTTGCATTTCCCCGCGTTGCAGAGGGAGCTTCCATTTCAATTGCTTCTTTAGGCAATGATGCCGGAGTCATCGGCGGTGCTTGGCTTGTAAAAACAAACCTTTCAACAGTTTGA
- a CDS encoding Spx/MgsR family RNA polymerase-binding regulatory protein — translation MNELIFYSYPSCTSCRKTKLWLKAHNINFSEKHLFRETPSCTELQKILELTTDGMDEILATRSQTYKDLNLKIDDLPLSDVIIIEETKLLRRPIITDGKKLVVGYNPQSLTKLAKKKEIHKSVS, via the coding sequence ATGAATGAGTTAATTTTTTATAGTTATCCAAGCTGTACATCATGCAGAAAAACGAAGCTTTGGCTAAAAGCTCATAACATTAATTTCAGTGAAAAGCATTTGTTTCGTGAAACTCCTTCTTGTACAGAACTTCAGAAAATTCTTGAGCTGACAACAGATGGTATGGATGAGATCTTAGCAACCCGCAGCCAAACGTATAAAGACTTAAATTTAAAGATAGATGATCTACCGTTATCAGATGTAATAATCATTGAAGAAACGAAGCTTTTAAGAAGACCGATTATAACAGACGGAAAAAAGCTTGTTGTAGGTTATAATCCCCAGTCACTTACAAAACTTGCAAAGAAAAAGGAAATTCATAAATCCGTTTCATAA
- a CDS encoding DUF2759 domain-containing protein: MGLVIIFTLVTLLSVYGLYRSFKGKNVLGIVFAGGTLAVFGWFTVMTIIHHGFPTAH, translated from the coding sequence ATGGGATTAGTTATTATATTCACTCTAGTTACATTACTGTCTGTATACGGACTTTACCGCTCGTTTAAAGGCAAAAACGTACTTGGCATTGTCTTTGCCGGAGGTACTCTTGCAGTATTTGGATGGTTCACTGTTATGACAATCATCCATCATGGATTTCCTACTGCGCATTAA
- a CDS encoding rhomboid family intramembrane serine protease, with product MGIKQDELFWKLIHDVVTMHDYQLIRLSDDEQEVLLGPYNNKEFQIVRFIRKDLDWGSQLQQDIERTAMHIDRIRKQSWKHPIQLLNVYISAYPPVDHWEFRIEKPYHEGQTTLKSVVVHKDNEEEILFYLEKLLGVSLTAKTSDTINTTILKSEAISHSNRRIKEEKQIFNFGKPIFTYTFTAVQIFMFMLLEAAGGSQNTQTLIQFGAKYNPSIISGEWWRFFTPIFLHIGMLHLLMNTLALIYIGSAVEKMYGSVKFLVIYLFAGAAGTLASFALSPSISAGASGAIFGCFGALLYLGISKPKLFFRTIGSNLIFIIVLNLLFGFAVPNIDNAGHLGGLFGGFLAALIVQLPKQHKWGLRLIGALLSILFVVFAYFYGVYYAKVF from the coding sequence ATGGGAATTAAGCAGGATGAGCTTTTCTGGAAGTTAATCCATGATGTTGTCACGATGCATGATTATCAGTTGATCCGTTTATCAGATGATGAGCAGGAAGTCTTGCTTGGTCCATATAACAATAAAGAGTTTCAAATTGTTCGCTTTATTAGAAAGGACCTTGATTGGGGAAGTCAGCTGCAGCAGGATATTGAAAGAACAGCGATGCACATAGACCGCATTCGCAAACAGTCCTGGAAGCATCCCATACAATTATTAAATGTGTATATTTCTGCGTATCCGCCGGTAGATCATTGGGAGTTTCGAATTGAAAAACCTTATCATGAGGGACAAACCACTTTAAAATCAGTTGTCGTTCATAAAGATAATGAAGAGGAGATCCTCTTTTACCTTGAAAAGCTGCTTGGAGTCAGCCTAACTGCTAAAACATCAGATACAATTAACACTACCATTTTAAAAAGTGAAGCAATTTCTCACTCAAATCGCAGAATAAAAGAAGAAAAGCAAATTTTCAATTTTGGAAAACCAATCTTCACCTACACGTTTACTGCGGTCCAAATCTTTATGTTTATGCTTTTAGAAGCAGCAGGCGGAAGTCAAAACACACAAACCTTAATTCAGTTTGGAGCTAAATACAACCCCTCTATTATTAGCGGTGAGTGGTGGCGTTTCTTTACGCCGATTTTTCTTCACATTGGCATGCTTCATCTCTTGATGAACACACTGGCATTAATTTACATCGGCAGCGCCGTTGAGAAAATGTACGGTTCTGTTAAATTTTTAGTCATTTACTTATTTGCAGGTGCAGCAGGTACGCTTGCAAGCTTTGCTCTGAGTCCTTCCATATCTGCAGGAGCTTCAGGAGCCATCTTTGGATGTTTCGGTGCATTGCTTTATTTAGGAATTAGCAAACCAAAGCTGTTTTTCAGAACGATTGGCTCAAATTTAATTTTCATTATTGTGCTTAATCTTCTTTTTGGATTTGCTGTGCCGAATATTGATAATGCAGGTCATCTTGGAGGCTTGTTTGGGGGTTTTTTAGCTGCGCTGATTGTTCAGCTGCCAAAACAGCACAAATGGGGACTGAGGCTGATTGGAGCTTTACTGTCCATTCTGTTTGTAGTTTTTGCATACTTTTATGGAGTCTATTATGCAAAGGTATTCTAA
- a CDS encoding LTA synthase family protein: protein MRIKSLSKISFLLIATLFMWVKTYIVYKTSFDIKIENFTQEFILFINPLSFLLFIFGFGLFMKEKNRNRYILGASIVVTAVLIANIVFYRFFNDFLTIPVLFQTSNMGDLGSSISSLFEPIDLLLLVDIVILFWLMRRPRFQTQATVTRKEKTAFYLLVAGVFFFNLGLAETERPQLLTRSFDREMLVKNISVYNFHIYDAVLQSKTSAQRALADSNSLTEIENYVKANKKEPNDEMFGIAEGRNVIMVSLESTQSFVINEKINGKEITPFLNDFIGESYNFDNFYHQTGQGKTSDSEFIVDNSLYPLGRGAVFFTNSNNEYVATPELLKDKGYYSTVFHANNKSFWNRDIMYQALGYDRFFDVNDYEVNEENSVGWGLKDKEFFEQSVDHMKELPQPFYSKHITLTNHFPFELNEEDKMIDEFNSNSKTLNNYFPTVRYQDEALKNFIQKLKDEGLYENSIIVLYGDHYGISENHNAAMGQFLGKEVTPFDEIQLQRVPFVVHIPGVTDKNPETISDVSGQIDIRPTLMHLLGIETKDEIEFGKDLFSKDKLPFTVLRDGSFITDKFVYTSGTCYDKSTGEPAEDKKACEPYMEKAKQELNYSDKIIYGDLLRFYDEMKNGKDENESNK, encoded by the coding sequence ATGCGTATTAAATCACTTTCTAAAATTTCATTTTTACTAATTGCGACATTGTTTATGTGGGTGAAAACATACATTGTCTACAAAACTAGCTTTGACATTAAAATTGAAAACTTCACACAGGAATTTATCCTGTTCATAAACCCATTAAGCTTTCTGCTGTTCATTTTTGGTTTTGGACTGTTTATGAAAGAGAAGAATCGAAACAGGTACATTTTGGGGGCAAGCATCGTTGTAACAGCTGTCCTTATTGCCAATATTGTTTTCTACCGATTCTTTAATGATTTCTTAACCATTCCTGTTTTATTCCAGACCAGTAATATGGGTGATCTTGGAAGCAGTATTTCTTCACTCTTTGAACCAATTGATTTATTGCTTTTGGTTGATATTGTCATTCTTTTTTGGCTTATGAGGCGTCCAAGATTTCAAACTCAGGCAACTGTGACAAGAAAAGAAAAAACAGCTTTCTATCTTTTAGTGGCTGGTGTATTTTTCTTCAACCTTGGACTTGCTGAAACAGAGCGTCCGCAGCTTTTAACACGATCTTTCGATAGAGAAATGCTTGTTAAAAATATCAGTGTTTATAACTTCCATATTTACGACGCAGTTCTGCAGTCGAAAACATCTGCTCAGCGTGCACTCGCTGACAGCAACAGTCTTACTGAAATTGAGAACTATGTAAAAGCTAATAAAAAAGAGCCAAATGATGAAATGTTCGGCATTGCTGAAGGCCGAAATGTGATTATGGTTTCATTAGAATCTACACAGAGCTTTGTCATCAATGAAAAAATTAATGGAAAAGAGATAACACCATTCCTTAATGACTTTATTGGAGAAAGCTATAATTTTGATAATTTCTATCATCAGACAGGCCAGGGGAAAACATCGGATTCAGAGTTTATCGTTGATAACTCGCTTTATCCTCTTGGACGCGGTGCTGTATTTTTCACAAACAGCAATAACGAATATGTAGCTACTCCGGAATTATTGAAAGATAAAGGCTACTACTCGACTGTATTTCATGCAAACAATAAAAGCTTCTGGAATCGTGATATCATGTATCAGGCTTTAGGATATGACAGATTCTTTGATGTGAATGATTACGAAGTAAACGAAGAAAATTCTGTCGGCTGGGGACTTAAAGACAAGGAGTTCTTTGAACAATCTGTTGATCATATGAAAGAATTGCCGCAGCCATTTTACAGCAAGCATATTACACTCACAAATCACTTCCCATTCGAACTGAATGAAGAAGACAAAATGATAGATGAATTTAATTCAAATAGCAAAACATTGAATAACTACTTCCCGACTGTCCGTTATCAGGACGAAGCTTTGAAAAACTTCATTCAAAAGCTTAAAGATGAAGGCTTATATGAGAACTCAATAATTGTTTTATACGGTGATCACTACGGAATTTCAGAAAACCATAATGCTGCAATGGGTCAATTTTTAGGCAAAGAAGTCACGCCTTTTGATGAAATTCAGCTGCAGAGGGTTCCGTTTGTCGTTCATATTCCAGGTGTAACAGATAAAAATCCTGAAACAATTTCAGATGTCTCAGGTCAAATAGACATTCGTCCAACTCTTATGCATTTATTAGGCATCGAGACGAAAGATGAAATTGAATTTGGCAAAGATTTATTCTCAAAAGACAAATTGCCTTTTACCGTTCTGCGTGATGGAAGCTTCATTACAGACAAATTCGTATATACGAGTGGAACATGCTACGATAAATCAACCGGTGAACCGGCTGAAGATAAAAAAGCTTGTGAGCCGTATATGGAAAAAGCAAAGCAGGAATTAAATTACTCAGATAAAATCATCTATGGAGATTTATTGCGCTTCTATGATGAAATGAAAAATGGAAAAGATGAGAATGAATCAAATAAATAA
- a CDS encoding SAM-dependent methyltransferase, protein MVSNVIDYIHKQGGAITYSEYMNLVLYHPEIGYYSKREQKIGKDGDFYTSSNVSDVFAKVFAKLFSRLVKSGAAEPAFCELGGGTGRFLSAMLHEWQELSPETFKILNVYSAEKSGYHRELQLSGIKLHRYTSVSSIYELPKPYRGILFSNELFDAFPVEVIEKRHNQLFEVYISVNQESGLVEKLEPLKNDKIRNYLDWQNIQLSEGQRFEIPLAMLEYLDEINALAEQAVIVTIDYGYSNKEWQHPARFEGSMRGYFRHKMMTPLERPFEMDLTAHIHFDALEKRAEEFGWSLLKRERQDLFLVNAGILSYLKENGELNPFGEAAKQNRAIRSLIMPEGMSSSFRVFIHEKGTNLQGKDIY, encoded by the coding sequence ATGGTTTCTAATGTTATTGATTATATACATAAACAAGGCGGAGCCATTACCTACTCAGAATATATGAATCTTGTCCTTTATCATCCGGAAATCGGGTATTATTCAAAGCGTGAACAGAAAATCGGCAAAGATGGGGACTTCTATACTTCAAGCAATGTTTCTGATGTCTTTGCAAAAGTATTTGCCAAACTGTTTTCACGGCTGGTTAAAAGCGGAGCTGCTGAGCCTGCCTTTTGTGAATTGGGTGGAGGAACTGGAAGATTTCTATCAGCCATGCTCCATGAATGGCAGGAGTTATCTCCTGAAACATTTAAAATACTGAATGTCTATTCCGCTGAAAAAAGCGGATATCACAGAGAACTTCAATTAAGCGGCATTAAGCTGCATCGCTATACATCTGTTTCGTCCATATACGAGCTTCCAAAGCCATACAGAGGCATTCTATTTTCAAATGAATTGTTTGATGCCTTTCCTGTGGAAGTCATTGAAAAAAGACATAACCAATTGTTTGAAGTGTATATTTCTGTTAATCAAGAAAGTGGACTTGTTGAAAAGCTTGAACCCTTAAAAAATGATAAAATAAGAAATTACTTAGATTGGCAGAATATCCAGCTCAGCGAAGGACAGCGCTTTGAGATTCCACTAGCGATGCTCGAATATTTAGATGAGATAAATGCCTTAGCTGAGCAGGCAGTCATTGTTACAATTGACTATGGATATTCCAATAAAGAATGGCAGCATCCTGCAAGATTTGAAGGGAGCATGCGGGGATACTTCCGGCATAAAATGATGACTCCGCTGGAACGCCCATTTGAAATGGACCTGACTGCGCACATCCACTTCGATGCACTGGAAAAAAGAGCAGAGGAGTTTGGCTGGAGTTTGCTGAAAAGAGAGAGACAGGATCTTTTTTTAGTGAATGCAGGAATCCTTTCTTATCTTAAAGAAAATGGAGAACTCAATCCCTTTGGGGAAGCGGCGAAACAAAATAGAGCGATTCGAAGTTTAATTATGCCTGAGGGGATGAGTTCTTCTTTTCGAGTATTTATACATGAAAAGGGAACAAACCTTCAAGGAAAAGATATCTATTAA
- a CDS encoding MTH1187 family thiamine-binding protein, with protein MAIADVTIIPIGTETASVSEYVAAIQSILKEYEREGKIKFQLTPMNTIIEGELSTLLDVIKTIHESPFEKGIKRVATNIRIDDRRDKASTMESKLNSVNLHSRS; from the coding sequence ATGGCAATTGCAGACGTAACCATTATTCCGATAGGGACCGAAACAGCAAGTGTAAGTGAATATGTAGCGGCAATTCAATCCATTCTAAAAGAATATGAACGCGAGGGGAAAATTAAATTTCAGCTGACTCCAATGAATACAATTATTGAGGGTGAATTATCAACCTTGCTTGACGTGATTAAAACCATTCATGAATCACCGTTTGAGAAGGGGATTAAACGTGTGGCCACAAATATCCGCATCGATGACCGCAGAGATAAAGCTTCAACGATGGAAAGCAAATTGAACAGTGTAAATCTTCACTCAAGATCATAG